The nucleotide sequence CCAAGGGAGAATGCTTCACAAAAACAATTGCAAACTGAATTACACTTTTACTGCCACCGATGCTATTGAACAAGTATGGTGCACTTCTATTTTCTCATGAAGTGAATTGCAAACTCTCCCAGGCCAAACAGTAAATAGGTCATGAGCACCACGTTACCTTTATTTTCTTACTCTACACTCAACATTTGACAGAAGTATGGAGACATGGTACTATGCTTCAGAACTATATTTTACCGAGAACAGAAGCAGTTTTTTTGTCATTGATCTCATGGCCAAACATGGAACTACTAGATAAGCTACGGAGACATCCGCAGGAAGAGATTTAAAGCATCAATCAGTCTGCTACCATTCCACTGAAGCCGTAGGCCTAATTAGTTTTGACAGAAAAGAAATCAAATTCTAACTCTCTCACATGCAGCTTCAAGAAGCAAACCTCGGCAACGAACGGCCGGAGAAGTGGAGATACGCGATACCCCACTCCCAACCTCCCAGGAAGCAGCCACAGTATATAAATGAACCGGATCAGGCCGAAGTGGAGAATTGGAAGCGAGGCACAGTAGGAGGAGCAAGTCTAGAAGTAACTGAACTTACACACAACAAAATCATCTGTTCACACAGAAAACACATTCAAACTTTCAAATTACCATCATACGTACACAGTACCAATCACACAATTCTTTAGTAATGTCAACCTCGAGGCCGCTGAAGAGGAGAGGGAGCTCGGCaaccttgatggaggaggccatcgtGTGGAGGAGTTGGGCCTACCACGGTGAGAAGGGCGCGATGCTGGTGCCCGTCGGCCGCCTTGGCGGATCTAACTCCGGGGGCCAGGGAGGAGTAGCGCGGCTCCAGGAGCAGCATGGGTCGCCTGCATGTCGTCATGACCGCTGACGGAGGGATATGAGATGAGGAGAAGGTGGCTGGCTGGGGAGGGAGGCAGGGCTGCTGTGAAACCAGGGCACGCGAACTCACGCGTCAGCGTCTGAACAGCACATACAGACGACACTAGTGGCCATACGTGCCCGAATTAGGGACTGTGTGCGTATCAATAGCGCACGGACGTGTTTCTGAACCTTACCGTTGGCAATCCATGACATTTAGACCAGGAATAGGGGGAAGCATCATACATGGCCAGGGGAGATCTCCTTTCCCGCGCTCTGGCTGCACTATCCAGTAGCGAATCGCGTCTGTCTGCATCGACATATGCACACGAAGAAGTGGATCGGCAAAATCAACAACATCACGCACCACGGCTGGGCAACAGTGATTCGGCTGCCTTTTATTTTAAGGATACAATTTTTGAAAAAAGATAGGAGTAGATCAACAACATCACACAGCACTGGCCGTCCTGAAACCAAGTAATGAGGGAAAAACTGGCATGGAAAGTAAAGGTTCGAACCTTAGCTCAACAGTTCTCCACGTCAGTCTCGGGCCGAACACGGGTGGTCCCTTCCTCCTGGACTGGCGTCTTGGCTGCTGGCTGCTGCTGTCTCGCAGGTAGCATGGTCCAACTTTCTCTATAAGAGGAAATAAGCATCAAATGAAATATTACATGGAAATGCAAATGAGGTAAGAGGAGGGACCACATCCCACACGAATGAGCGTTTGTGATAGCAGCCGCGCCAGCGAAACTTTATATCTTTGCTTTTGTCTATAtatatatctttccctaataataataaagcatggattgactcCTTGGGTCCACCGTCATAATACGCTTCTTTCCGTAATTTTatgctttcagtttgaatttaaaacatatacgcgaggtggtactaaaaggACTAAAGCCCGAGCTAGATGAACTGAGCCCGGCCACGCGCTCCGGCCTAGTAAATCTTGCAGAAAGCCCCATATAGTTAATAGAAATCAACCCGCACTCCGCCAAAATGAACTGGTGCGGGTAGTTTACTGAAACCCTTGAATTCGGAATATGGGAAAGTCGCCCCAGGTTGGAGGACTACTCCTTTTATAGGGGTTGCAATGGCTTTATTCTAGAGTAGAGCATCGACAAGTTGCTGCTTGGGTAAAACAAACGCGAGACTTGCAGGCATTGTTGGACAAACACATGACCATCTAATACATATTAGCAGAGTGAATGCAAGCAGAGGCAAGACTTTTTGCAGCAGAGGAGATCACAAGACTATCCAGTAGAGGAAATCGATTTAATTTCTGAATGCAAGCAAGGAGCACATAGATGCCAATATCTATCTAACTCTCATTAGGCATTGCAGCAGCGAATTGAAGTAGCAGAGGAGAAAATGCAGGTGTCCATGTTGAAATCGGGGAGAGGAAAAATGACTCAACCGAACAGCAGCAGCGTCGTCTCCCTGGACTGAATCGAGGAAGTGAGATTTCTTCCATGGCGTCGGGGCTTCTCCATGGCCCTCCTCTTGAATAGGTACCTGCAGAAACTTATCTCCCCATGGCCCCTTCCTTCACGCGGGGAGATGAGATGGGAAGAAAGTGCCTGcagacgcacgcacgcacgcatcagATGCGGAGAGGAAGAACACCATCGGTAGAAGAAGAAACAGGGGGAGGAAAGATCTGCCCTGCTGCACCTTGTGCGGGCTCGCCATGGTCATGGGTGGAAGAGAGGGggtagctagggtttcgggcgccgTCGAGGGGGAGGGAGGTTGGACCCGAACGTGCTGCACGGCGACCAGAGGGGGGATGAGACGGGCTCCAACCGGTGGTGCTTGGCCGTCGAGAAGAGAAAGGATCCAGCCGGCGGCGATCCTCTGCTGCCCGACCAGGGTGGCTCCTCCGCGGAGaccggagaggagaggagatgaGCCGCTGCATCTTGGGGTGTAAGAACGTGGGCGCGGGaccagccgtcgccgtcgccatcaccGGAGATGCATTGGCGGCGTGGGTGGGAGTTGCGCCGATTTGGGAAGGGTTGGGTAGGGACTGGGATCCCGTCTCTCTGTTttcttttgcttgatgaattgGCATACGAGGGAGGAGCCTGTGATTGGTGAGTCGGGTCCTACCACGGATCGACCCACTCGCCCATTCAATCTTAGCCATCCGTGCAAATCCAACACAGGAGACAACTGCCTCGTTTCTTATGGACTCTATaaagaattatatttaggaacgaggGAGTAGAagatataaataataatgcatgttagcgcagcccacgtttccgataattttagctgtgggcttgttcacaatttttacgagggggtggttgttgttttaatggagggacttgtaccagacatgaatgatacaaagtgcgacctggcacaccgtaacaccacttggaataagcaggTAGCCATCTGAAAAAACAATCGacaactaaaaaggaaaaaacggcgacctggcacgtacataattttaaacgattgttttgatggagtgaaaaagtaaaactaccccactacgtatatataggcttcagcctccgcgcttgcttgctagagttgctctattcacacactctcaccTTCTCCATatataaacaagatagcggtggtaacactgtctttctcccttcaaaaaacactatcTTTCTATCATCGCCACttgttacagatccggacgtatccccctccgccggtgaaggggaggaggggcagcgtttaggccgtcatcgatagtgagggaggagacccactgccggccgcaccgttatctctagccgagagctggcgcgggaggtcctccgatctcTTCATCGTTGCCCAAGTGTGGGCGgattcggcctcccgccgcccacctatccacatcccgacgaccttctgGTATATCTTCCTTCAAAACTGCCTTACTCTACTTCCCCAgatcgctacgtcgctgcatgtgcatcattttgtaCTTCCCAGGCCCCTCTCGATCAGATTGTCCAACGTCAcctgtttttttcttctattgttagaggtaaagctacttcatggagtcgaatcttgtacttggttcaaacaagaaataaagtgggggtgcgggaatttagtatgtacatcggacttggtacaaacggGAAGGAATGGGGgcgaaagtagtacagactggtcatccaaccggtctcttggtcgaaaagggaaatataggggtaacgttgtacacagttgTATGACTAGTACTAGATTTGCTacccacacataggagtaggtggctagagtgaacaaaaatgggaccaacccagatatgtttctcggggcaacaaactatgaatcaccatgTTATGCCCCTGtctaggtacatggtgctggactgctggtacccactgtcccatgcccttataccaaatagtTAGATGTTCTTAATcaaatgcccctggtaaaatgaagccatgccactgttataagccatgacaagtttagccaaatgtttttgcatgtaattgtttgagactctgaccgtttcctctgtagctttttgtgcaaacagggatatccatttcacctggttgatgttgggaccttttggtgcactacacaaaacacttcttaaaagaagtgatttttgtgctgtttaactggaatgtcagaatggaacagttggtttaTTTTGGTGGAATTGtacaaagggagatatgtgttccaatcctcatcatctatattggcaccataaccttcctttatgtaagaatgatatttaatgcatgtgttcatctctattttgcagctgtcatgagaaaataatgctattttttactagtacacttgtaatCCCTCACtcacaaaaccaattctgaaatagaaggccaatcatgtaattggtttcaccaactggtaaGGAGAAAGGgaaacatagcatgaagaggaagaagaagaagaataaacagtgccaaggtgatcttggtGAAAGCCATAGggctcagtcgaggccattcaagggctccagcaacgtctaccttacaggtgagacgatcctccatggaacccttccacttctgttgtctctcctgcaaggtcacttaattaatttggagtacttaagtaccactaatttattgctgcctaattttcctgtcggagtaaaacaaaatctttagtagcaccctatgctgaatcatgtacgtgtgtatgtttgtctatggaggtcaatcatgtggtggagcagggagggaatattattagtgtcatgacataatagtgctattattTTGCATGttaatttattgccattggttcaatgaggcaatgttttcgtattgtccatcatgaattcgATGCTAcagttagagtaatatgctaatgtctttctatcctttctcactaagctaatgaaggtttcaccttgttcctactagTGCAAATAGatatcatgttgtgccaatcatacattttagtggaactacacaagacaatacaatgaactgtatcccgaCTAGTGCATTAACTCTGCCGGAAGTacttgataatcttttgatataatctcagcactggtgaacaagagtgatttcaaccatacacttgaagtgcacaaaaatatatactattgagtgattccagtgagtgctttatcatctcttatgggactgcatgaataagctttttcctcaggttggtacgggcctaaggccttcatccatattagtttgttgtcatctctattttaTCGTGCtattgtcatgagaaactcctttatctttgcaagttaaagttttgcaacctatgatacatggcaatgctttgagtgttgagctaattggcactgattaaataaagtaatacctctctttaagaaaGGCTACTATGTtactaactttacccattaagataatgagggtgctt is from Triticum aestivum cultivar Chinese Spring chromosome 1B, IWGSC CS RefSeq v2.1, whole genome shotgun sequence and encodes:
- the LOC123085411 gene encoding uncharacterized protein — its product is MTMASPHKALSSHLISPREGRGHGEISFCRYLFKRRAMEKPRRHGRNLTSSIQSRETTLLLFEKVGPCYLRDSSSQQPRRQSRRKGPPVFGPRLTWRTVELRFEPLLSMPVFPSLLGFRTASAV